The sequence AAACCCATTCACTATAAAAGTCTTTTTTCTTTATCATGTAAATGAATTACTGTTttcttctatttgttttttcttcagCCGAGAATCTAGCTTTTCAATACAAGTCTATCCCTCAGGCCACTATGTTATTCAAAACATTAGAACTGCATAAAGAAAGAGCAAACTGGACCTTCCAAACAAATCACTACAAGTCTATCCTGGTCAAATCGCGCTAAGCAAGCTTAATCTTAGACAAATGATTTAAGGCTTTGTTTAAATCCAAGACCGCATCTTCTGTACAAGGGTGTGCCCTCTAGCATAAAGTCTTGGTGTAGCTGGCCTAATGTACACATACATAACTAAGCCTTCTAAAATCATTTGGTATACAGGAGACATGATGATACTCGTTACCCATTTAATTAGTAACTCTGCTGGTAAGAAATGCTTATACCATATAAAGAGGTGACAGAATGACTTTAGGTGGAGTGTACATACTGTTTCAGAATCTGTGCTTGATAAACTTCTTCAGTTTCGTGTTATTAGGAAATGGTAGTTTGTCCTAATTGATTATCCCGTGCTTGTACAACTTGTCGCCACCTTCAGCTGGTGTATAAGTCAATACTGGAGCTTGTAGTCTTGGGATATTGTCTACACCTTGCGATCCCATCACTGCTTGCACATTCCAATACCAAGGCTGAAGGTGAGGTGAAGAGATCGATGGAGAATATGAAGAAGCGTGGACAACCACTGAGCCCCAATCTCTGTCACCAAGCTTTGCttcttttattcttcttctaatcAACAGGCTTCCTACATCTTCCTTTTTCATTTCTGATATGCTTCTGATAATTGACatgcaaagaagaagtatgaaTACAGCATCTTCTTCAGGTGAAAACTCCACCACCATTAACTTCCAGTTAAGAAGTGCTGTAGCTTTTCCAACCGGATTATCCTCAGAGAACCTAACTACTGTTATGAATCCATCTTCTTCTTTGTCTTCAACTTGCTTTAACTTTTCATTTGGCACATGTTCTATCTCCTCACCTAAGCCAGATTTCTTGACTTCATACTGCATTTGTCGCCCTTCCAATAACTTTACCTGCAAGGATTGTGTTCTTAAGTATCACTCAGATGATCAACACTCTATAGAATTCCTGCTGAGATCAAATCAGAGTTCATACACACAGTACCACTGAATCAGTTGATTGCTGGTTTATTACGCTGAAATTTAAGCCTGAAGTGGATCTTGATGATTCCCACTGTACTAATAGCTCATGTCCTGTTGAAAGATTCCAAAGAGCATGCCATCCTTCTGGTGGATCTTTTGGTTTTGCAATACCTACCACTTTCTCTGTACTAGATGAGAAACACGAGCAAATGACACCACAAATTAGGTAGGAAACCGAGAATAGGAGACATCCACTGGAAAGTGGTAACCAGCGTGATCTATGAGTTGATAACTAATAGACTGTTGAAATGAATGTTTGGCCAGAGAATAGATAGAGTCAAGTAGACAGAGGAATTATAACATACCAGGCGCTCTACCTATGGAACCAGCAACGTAGGACCAACGACCTTCACGTATTTCTATAATACGGTCCTCCCATTTCACAGCTGAAGGAGTTTCAGCTCCTCTCCTCCAAAAACCACCTCCAACTCTAGCATTATTGTCAACAACACAAGATCAGCAGATAAAACACAAGGAGGCAGATTGTCACTTAGacaacataaaaaatttcactaCCTAAAACGAATCACAAAGCATTCCCTGCCTGCATGATCCAAAACAGTCCGAGATAACCATCTACCTTCTTGGGGATGATATTGGTTCATCCTCAGAATAACATCAGATATCATAGCACCTGAATCATCTGATACTCGATCAGGTACACATTTCAACAAGTAGGAGGCTTGGACAGGAGGAGTTATTGATGTCGCTACCCTGACTTTTTGGTCAATTTCTTTTGCAAAATTGAGAGAAGGCGCACGTAACAAATCATTCCAAAGAAATGTTACACTCTCTCTCAAGCTACTTCCTTTGATGCAGCCACCACCACGTTGGCGAACCTCAAGAACCATCCCTTTAGTTCCAAACTCACAATACAGATGCAAAGCTTTTTGCCACCTTTGAGACGTAAATTTACTGAATGGTCTATCTATTTTGAGCTCCCTGTGACATCTAACCATCTGAAAACGTAAGAACTCCTTTGACGCATCACAACTCAAAGGTTTCATTTTTGGTTTTAGCTTCACTGTTAAACAGACCTGTAATGCAAAACATAGGACAGCCAACCTTTTATTATTCCTTCTAGATACTACTGCAACGCTATTCCCCCCACctccaaaccaaaaaaaaacatgaagaagCTATAGATGATAAACCTGATTGTCGCCGATATCAAATTAACTAACTAGATTTGGCTTCTGATAGAACTATGCTTGAGCTCAACCACCACAGGATTCAACAAGTAACAGTTTTTGTGATGTCATACAGTTATAATCAGGCAACATAAATTAACCCCCTTTGGGTACTTCTGCCCAAGTTTTGTTCATCCAAGTTAATAAATCAGAAATCTAGGAATAATTTCTATGATCAAAGAAAAGCTCTATCATGGAACCTAGTCTCTGCCTGTGTGACAGTGACAAAGGAAAATCCCTCATAGTATAATGGTTTGATTGAACTGGTCTGCTTCGTAACCATGTTTGAGGAAAACCAACTATATGTTGCAGTTTTTGGTGGATTGACCATTTACAAAACTACTTAATTGTAAACTAGGTACCCCAAATTATTTCTGTTCTTCGTTGCAtcaatgattttatatgattcaCACAAAAATCCAGCAATAGAGAAGGCAAGAAGTTATATGATCATGCATAAAGGAGCATGATTTTTGCTGATTTGCAAGCAGCATACTAATTTTAGTTCtagaaagaacaaaacaaagtaaaaaagtcCTCATGGTATAGCAACGAATAAGCAGGATCGATGTAATATATTCCAACAAGATAAGTTCATCTATCTTCTAAAGCATGAAATCCTTAAACTTATTCTTCTTTTTGCTTACCAGTTTATCGTGAAACCGTGATAGGGTAAGTATTGGAGGTCTCAATGGGAGGAAACAAGCCATGCACTCTACATTACAAAGTTCAATTATACATTCCATATGCTATTATTTCAGATTCTTACGACagatttagtttatttattattttcagaaATTACAGAGAGAAGCAACTTTAGTACAATTGTTTAACTCTGTTTTCCTGATTCTTTGAAAATTGTCAAGTCATATGACAAGCATCTCCGAACATTGCTTTGATCTGCAATTAGTCAATTACTAAGCCAAAAAAAGCAGTAAAAGTTCGCcatattttgtttatatttttcaacttttacttCCCACTCTAATGAAAGTGTAGGTAACAAATTGCTTTAGCACCTCCCTCTTAAATCGGCAAGTAGGCGTGTATGAATAAGCAATTGAATTCTCAAGATGAAAGCAACACACCAGACTTATCTACTGATGCATACATGAAGACAACTCATCCCAACCAAAAAcatgaaaacataaaataatagatggaagaagagaaaagaaaggaaaagtaGAACTGATCCAAAAAAGAAACATCAATAATTAAATGTGACCTAATAAGATGATGATAGGACACCAACTtggatataaaataatataactttgtAAGTCTTACTTGAGTTTAGTATAACTGCAACTGTTGGAGAGAGGGAAAAGAATAATTAGTCCCTACACTCCCGTGACtacattttcaatatatattctaattttaatATTGTCAAGTGGAGAATTGCAAAGCGTTAAAGCATAAGAGCCAACCAACCTCAAGCAAGAACCGTGGTAACATGGATGAGTATTTTGCATTGACATCAGTATCTGTGACTTCCCAGTATATTGGTGGCTTGAGATCAACAGCCTTTCCAATGGCCAAGCCACCAGCTTTCTCATATGGCTGATCAAATATTCTTTCCCATAGTTTTTTCGTGTTCTCAACATCTGCTTCCTTCACATTCTCCCATCCTCCAACTACTTTTCTCATTTCCTCCTCCAACCCCTTTGTGTCCAAAGTGTATGCAGTAGGATAACTCTGTTTaatcaaatacacaaaaaaacaaaaaaaaaaactgcatCAGCATCAATGCACTAGTCATTATTGATCAATAGACAATAAACTTATCTCAACTTGATGGAATCATTCatatgaaagagaaaaaataataatattactctAATATTTAAGTGAACAGATAGTACAAATCCAAGTAGACCGATTAGACATGAATCGTGGTGAACAGACACCAGGATTATGACATTAAGGTTATGACAAACACTTTGGATATTACAATAATGCTCAACACCATACTACCTAAAAGGTGAATAAAATTGGTAGTGTGCTATGCATTTGAATAAAGTATCTAAGTATTTAATTCTTTAGGCAATATTAAAATTAGAAATCTTTTACTAGCAGCGTGAAGACCAACGAAAATGACCAGGAAGATGCCTAAAGGATCTTATCTTCTTGGTAAACTAATGATCTTTTTGGCTTTCTTCTTTTAGATAATGAAAACATAAAGTATTTTGTAAGAACAACAATCAAACCAAAGTTCATTAATCcattatattgaattatttaacTTATCTTAAGAAGTCATATTCAAGCTCCCCAAAAGTAAATTGAACAGAAAATTAAAGATCTCTCCATAGACAAAAACTTTATCAGGTAAACTTCAAAGAAAGACCTTTACCTGATGAGTGATCCACATTAGAAGGATATCTGAAGTAGGGACCAAAACAGAACAACTATCTGCTAATTTATGCATCATATACAGAAAGCCCTTATACCGTTGTCGAGCTGCTATCAAATACACAATCTCTGAATAGTAAGGCTCAGAAAATTTTGTGCATAAATAATTTCTTTGTTTGGATACTTCTTTCAGCAGTTCTTCATGAACAGTGGAAACTAATTTCTGCAAATTGGAGTCATCAGATTCATTCTCAAAAGGCACTGTTGGATATCTGTGAACCCAAATTTCTTTGCATCTGTTTAATGCATATTCTCCATTTTCTTCATTGAAAATAGCTGCCTTTCCAATAAGTTTAGAGAATCTTGATTCACAATATTGTCTGTAACTTACCTGTATGTAATTTTACTCTTTTCATGAActagaagcaaaaaaaaatcatatggtAAAAATAAcaccttttcttttgttttcgaatattttctcataaaccaAGTAAAATTAAGTAtactattttcattatttcttacCGGATTTAAGGTGTGACAGTACCAAACCCATTCAATATCAAAAGGAGGAAGAATCATTGGAGGGTTTGACCCATTAGAAAGATCAGATATCAATGGCATCCATAGCTGATCAtacctacaaaaaaaaaatcatcatcaaGATTTCCAGGACTCACAAGAACAAAGAAAACAGGAATAGCAAGATgaaaaagtgtaataataaacCTTCTAATAGATTCAAGAATGGTGGGTTTTTCTTGAAGCCATTGAGACTCTGTTACAAGTCTCAAGAACCCAAGATTTCGTCTTGCAGCAGCTACAAGATCGATACTCAACCGTACAGTTTCTTCCTCAGAAATTTCACTTAGGCTTCTCATGGAAGCAACATCCGAAGTTGACATTCTTGTNAATTTCTGCAAATTGGAGTCATCAGATTCATTCTCAAAAGGCACTGTTGGATATCTGTGAACCCAAATTTCTTTGCATCTGTTTAATGCATATTCTCCATTTTCTTCATTGAAAATAGCTGCCTTTCCAATAAGTTTAGAGAATCTTGATTCACAATATTGTCTGTAACTTACCTGTATGTAATTTTACTCTTTTCATGAActagaagcaaaaaaaaatcatatggtAAAAATAAcaccttttcttttgttttcgaatattttctcataaaccaAGTAAAATTAAGTAtactattttcattatttcttacCGGATTTAAGGTGTGACAGTACCAAACCCATTCAATATCAAAAGGAGGAAGAATCATTGGAGGGTTTGACCCATTAGAAAGATCAGATATCAATGGCATCCATAGCTGATCAtacctacaaaaaaaaaatcatcatcaaGATTTCCAGGACTCACAAGAACAAAGAAAACAGGAATAGCAAGATgaaaaagtgtaataataaacCTTCTAATAGATTCAAGAATGGTGGGTTTTTCTTGAAGCCATTGAGACTCTGTTACAAGTCTCAAGAACCCAAGATTTCGTCTTGCAGCAGCTACAAGATCGATACTCAACCGTACAGTTTCTTCCTCAGAAATTTCACTTAGGCTTCTCATGGAAGCAACATCCGAAGTTGACATTCTTGTATTGTTTGCTCATCAATCAAATATACAAATGGAAAAATGTCTACGGTGGCAATTAGAGTACTAtgctttttattttatgaagaatgGGCAGCCATTTATAATGAGAAACGTGGAATGTAAGCTTTGAACTTTTCATGTTCCAAAGAACACTGTTGTTGGCTGAGACCACTAGCTACTCTTGTTGCTTTGCCTATGTTTACAAAGGACGAcgaataaaatatctttttaaccTTACATTACGTGTTTTGATACAAATATGGTTAATGATTTGAATTTGTAATATATAGATCATTAATGTAAAAATTGTaaagttgatttattttttatcagtATCTTGATTCATTGTTTCCTACTTAATCTTTTAGTTGATTTAAagctttataaaaaaaatattttctattatatattcgttttattataaaattgtttattttatattattgggTGAAGGCAGATAATCGTTACTAATTTTGAGATTTGATGTATCACTATGGAGATCCTTGATAGCATagaattttttaactttttgttgGTCAAACATATCTTAAATTTAACACATATTCAAGGGTATTTAAATTGTTCAATacctaaaacttattttttaaaaaaaaaaatcaagtgaTTAATAGACGAGAATTGaatgaataaatcaaaaaagaaatggagaaaaaatacaagtaaattcatcaaactacaaaaaatgattttggaaaattaaaattaacatttataactatatattttaagtatgaataaaaaggaaatcaaatTGCAAAAGAAATAGGGGATGGTTTAATCATCTAGGGTCTTACccaaaaattgttaaaatttaaatcagTTATTCCTCGATTTTCTAAAGATAAAATAAGATTATATCTTATGTATAATCAATctatgaattaaattaaatagagTAATCAAATACTGTGTTAAatggattatattttaatatatggctattctaattaattattccTACCAAAGTAGTCCTTAATACATGCTCCCtggtttttctaaaaaaataatttagtttggctacattttcttttttaaaaaaataatttataattttaaattaaagttatatcaaattaattaaaaatattattttatcgtTATGACCTTAAACATATCGGTGTGTAAAACTGAAATTAAAGaacaataaaaaatgattattttaattaaaaacaaaaatagatcaatcctttttaaaaataaataaataaagagagtAATATTTAAACTTATCAAGATATATACATTCGCTCTAAGTCTGTGTTTCAATtgaatactttattttttaataattgaaagaagaaaattgtGTCTATTCTCGTCTTTTATTAGGTAGCTAATTTAACCCTCTAAAATGtctctcttttattatttatacatatttatctcaataaatcaaaatattttagatattttgtaCTTAAGATTGATAtgtataattaaagaatatgatatattttatgtggttaacttaattatattatacataaaagaaataggtatatatttttcaaaatttagattaaaaatatctaattaaaatactttattagAAATTGAGGTGTTCAATCGGACGGTAACTATTTATTAAGCCTTTGTTTTACAGCAACTCTCTAATATTGCACAATGGTCTTTTTGGATGCCAATTTCTTATGTTTATATCCTCCCAATTAAGATATGTTCAAATCGTCTAAGCCACAGTTATCCTTTctcttctgtttttttttttaattaaatgaaactctTCTGTACTTGGGTTTAATGTAGTTTCATGTTTTTCTATCCATTGAATTTTGCTTAGTTAGATTAAAACATAATCTAAACTTCCAAAAGATTCAATTCCTCCACCATAATAGTTACTCCTTTG comes from Solanum pennellii chromosome 1, SPENNV200 and encodes:
- the LOC107008592 gene encoding glycine-rich domain-containing protein 2 isoform X2, with translation MSTSDVASMRSLSEISEEETVRLSIDLVAAARRNLGFLRLVTESQWLQEKPTILESIRRYDQLWMPLISDLSNGSNPPMILPPFDIEWVWYCHTLNPVSYRQYCESRFSKLIGKAAIFNEENGEYALNRCKEIWVHRYPTVPFENESDDSNLQKLVSTVHEELLKEVSKQRNYLCTKFSEPYYSEIVYLIAARQRYKGFLYMMHKLADSCSVLVPTSDILLMWITHQSYPTAYTLDTKGLEEEMRKVVGGWENVKEADVENTKKLWERIFDQPYEKAGGLAIGKAVDLKPPIYWEVTDTDVNAKYSSMLPRFLLEVCLTVKLKPKMKPLSCDASKEFLRFQMVRCHRELKIDRPFSKFTSQRWQKALHLYCEFGTKGMVLEVRQRGGGCIKGSSLRESVTFLWNDLLRAPSLNFAKEIDQKVRVATSITPPVQASYLLKCVPDRVSDDSGAMISDVILRMNQYHPQEGRWLSRTVLDHAGRECFVIRFRVGGGFWRRGAETPSAVKWEDRIIEIREGRWSYVAGSIGRAPEKVVGIAKPKDPPEGWHALWNLSTGHELLVQWESSRSTSGLNFSVINQQSTDSVVLCVKLLEGRQMQYEVKKSGLGEEIEHVPNEKLKQVEDKEEDGFITVVRFSEDNPVGKATALLNWKLMVVEFSPEEDAVFILLLCMSIIRSISEMKKEDVGSLLIRRRIKEAKLGDRDWGSVVVHASSYSPSISSPHLQPWYWNVQAVMGSQGVDNIPRLQAPVLTYTPAEGGDKLYKHGIIN
- the LOC107008592 gene encoding glycine-rich domain-containing protein 2 isoform X1; amino-acid sequence: MSTSDVASMRSLSEISEEETVRLSIDLVAAARRNLGFLRLVTESQWLQEKPTILESIRRYDQLWMPLISDLSNGSNPPMILPPFDIEWVWYCHTLNPVSYRQYCESRFSKLIGKAAIFNEENGEYALNRCKEIWVHRYPTVPFENESDDSNLQKLVSTVHEELLKEVSKQRNYLCTKFSEPYYSEIVYLIAARQRYKGFLYMMHKLADSCSVLVPTSDILLMWITHQSYPTAYTLDTKGLEEEMRKVVGGWENVKEADVENTKKLWERIFDQPYEKAGGLAIGKAVDLKPPIYWEVTDTDVNAKYSSMLPRFLLEVCLTVKLKPKMKPLSCDASKEFLRFQMVRCHRELKIDRPFSKFTSQRWQKALHLYCEFGTKGMVLEVRQRGGGCIKGSSLRESVTFLWNDLLRAPSLNFAKEIDQKVRVATSITPPVQASYLLKCVPDRVSDDSGAMISDVILRMNQYHPQEGRWLSRTVLDHAGRECFVIRFRVGGGFWRRGAETPSAVKWEDRIIEIREGRWSYVAGSIGRAPEKVVGIAKPKDPPEGWHALWNLSTGHELLVQWESSRSTSGLNFSVINQQSTDSVVLCVKLLEGRQMQYEVKKSGLGEEIEHVPNEKLKQVEDKEEDGFITVVRFSEDNPVGKATALLNWKLMVVEFSPEEDAVFILLLCMSIIRSISEMKKEDVGSLLIRRRIKEAKLGDRDWGSVVVHASSYSPSISSPHLQPWYWNVQAVMGSQGVDNIPRLQAPVLTYTPAEGGDKLYKHGIIN
- the LOC107008592 gene encoding glycine-rich domain-containing protein 2 isoform X3, which encodes MSTSDVASMRSLSEISEEETVRLSIDLVAAARRNLGFLRLVTESQWLQEKPTILESIRRYDQLWMPLISDLSNGSNPPMILPPFDIEWVWYCHTLNPVSYRQYCESRFSKLIGKAAIFNEENGEYALNRCKEIWVHRYPTVPFENESDDSNLQKLVSTVHEELLKEVSKQRNYLCTKFSEPYYSEIVYLIAARQRYKGFLYMMHKLADSCSVLVPTSDILLMWITHQSYPTAYTLDTKGLEEEMRKVVGGWENVKEADVENTKKLWERIFDQPYEKAGGLAIGKAVDLKPPIYWEVTDTDVNAKYSSMLPRFLLEVCLTVKLKPKMKPLSCDASKEFLRFQMVRCHRELKIDRPFSKFTSQRWQKALHLYCEFGTKGMVLEVRQRGGGCIKGSSLRESVTFLWNDLLRAPSLNFAKEIDQKVRVATSITPPVQASYLLKCVPDRVSDDSGAMISDVILRMNQYHPQEGRWLSRTVLDHAGRECFVIRFRVGGGFWRRGAETPSAVKWEDRIIEIREGRWSYVAGSIGRAPEKVVGIAKPKDPPEGWHALWNLSTGHELLVQWESSRSTSGLNFSVINQQSTDSVVKLLEGRQMQYEVKKSGLGEEIEHVPNEKLKQVEDKEEDGFITVVRFSEDNPVGKATALLNWKLMVVEFSPEEDAVFILLLCMSIIRSISEMKKEDVGSLLIRRRIKEAKLGDRDWGSVVVHASSYSPSISSPHLQPWYWNVQAVMGSQGVDNIPRLQAPVLTYTPAEGGDKLYKHGIIN